The uncultured Desulfuromonas sp. genome has a segment encoding these proteins:
- a CDS encoding PhoH family protein, with translation MNEDPYRCCFTIADPMMVHALLGQHNSHLHQLENLLGVRLGSRGNDIQISGTKLDVELTELVFKQLVALLQKGYPLYPPDIDYAVNILRSNSSINLTDIFFDTVLVSARNKYIAPKSLAQKEYIDAIRQNDVVFGVGPAGTGKTYLAMALAVAAWQKKQVNRIVLVRPAVEAGEKLGFLPGDIAEKVNPYLQPLYDALFDMVERSKGQEMIEEGIVEVAPLAFMRGRTLNDSFIILDEAQNTTREQMKMFLTRLGFGSKAVVTGDVTQIDLPSGRPSGLLDALRILDKIDGIAIRRFSQIDVVRHPIVQRIVQAYEKA, from the coding sequence GTGAACGAAGACCCTTATCGATGTTGTTTCACCATTGCGGACCCCATGATGGTGCATGCCCTGCTTGGGCAGCACAACAGCCATCTGCATCAACTTGAGAACCTGTTGGGCGTTCGCCTTGGATCACGAGGCAACGATATACAGATCAGCGGCACGAAACTGGATGTCGAACTGACTGAACTGGTTTTTAAGCAGCTGGTGGCCTTGTTGCAAAAAGGTTATCCGCTGTATCCTCCGGATATTGATTACGCCGTCAACATCCTGCGTAGCAATTCCTCCATCAATCTGACGGATATTTTCTTCGATACCGTTCTGGTCTCCGCCCGCAATAAATACATTGCCCCGAAAAGTCTGGCCCAGAAAGAGTATATCGACGCGATTCGCCAAAACGACGTGGTGTTCGGTGTCGGTCCGGCCGGGACCGGTAAAACCTACCTGGCCATGGCTCTGGCAGTCGCCGCCTGGCAGAAGAAGCAGGTCAATCGCATCGTGTTGGTGCGTCCGGCGGTCGAGGCTGGTGAAAAGCTTGGTTTTCTGCCCGGAGATATTGCTGAGAAAGTCAATCCTTATCTGCAGCCGCTGTATGACGCCCTGTTTGATATGGTCGAGCGCAGCAAGGGGCAGGAGATGATCGAAGAGGGGATTGTCGAAGTGGCGCCGTTGGCGTTTATGCGCGGGCGGACGTTGAACGATTCCTTTATCATTCTTGATGAAGCGCAGAACACCACCCGTGAACAGATGAAAATGTTTTTAACCCGACTGGGTTTTGGCAGTAAAGCCGTGGTGACCGGCGATGTGACCCAGATCGATTTACCCAGCGGCCGCCCTTCAGGGTTGCTGGATGCCTTGCGTATCCTTGATAAGATTGACGGTATTGCCATTCGTCGATTCAGTCAGATTGATGTGGTGCGCCATCCGATTGTCCAGCGGATTGTCCAGGCTTACGAGAAAGCGTAG